A part of Brassica rapa cultivar Chiifu-401-42 chromosome A05, CAAS_Brap_v3.01, whole genome shotgun sequence genomic DNA contains:
- the LOC103868313 gene encoding beta-glucosidase 42-like: MLPSLRTSTALVSPPPSPSASPLPLTRSKEAGTKVNRGQTYGTSSLILKEKLLTEAMAMSLWIITIDIRFSTINFFFFFLFFSLCFPYFFSNFQEDIELIEALGFSAYRFSISWSRIFPDGLGTEVNEEGIAFYNNIINSLLENGIQPFVTLYHWDLPSHLQESIGGWTNRKIVDYFGLYAEACFANFGDRVKHWITLNKPLQTSVNGHCIGIFAPGRNEKPLIEPYLVSHHQVLAHATAVSVYRSKYKESQGGQIGLSVDCEWAEANSEKMEDKVAAGRRIDFQLGWFLDPLFFGDYPASMRQKFGDNLPTFTPEEKEFMLQNSWDFLGINHYTSRIIAHVSNNEAESDFYKAQELERNVEWEDGEPIGDRAASDWLYIVPWGIRKTLNYVSEKYNHPSIFITENGMDDEDDGSASIHDMLDDKRRVAYFKSYLANVAESIKDGVDIKGYFAWSLLDNFEWVQGFTKRFGLVYVDYKNGLTRHPKSSAYWFMKFLKGDEDNKGKKEWKTEKGNPKLL, encoded by the exons ATGTTGCCGTCTCTGCGGACGTCTACCGCTCTAGTTTCCCCTCCACCTTCACCTTCGGCGTCGCCACTTCCGCTTACCAG ATCGAAGGAGGCTGGAACGAAGGTAAATAGGGGCCAAACATATGGGACAAGTTCACTCATCTTGAAG GAAAAGTTGTTGACGGAAGCAATGGCGATGTCGCTGTGGATCATTACCATAGATATAAGGTTTAGCACaataaacttctttttttttttcctttttttttccctATGCTTTCCTTATTTCTTCAGTAATTTTCAGGAAGACATTGAGCTTATTGAAGCATTAGGATTCAGCGCTTACAGATTTTCCATTTCTTGGTCTCGCATTTTCCCTG ATGGTCTGGGAACTGAAGTCAATGAAGAAGGCATTGCTTTCTACAATAATATTATCAATTCCCTTCTTGAAAATG GTATTCAGCCGTTTGTCACTCTGTACCATTGGGATCTCCCCTCACATCTCCAGGAATCCATCGGGGGTTGGACAAACAGGAAAATTGT AGACTATTTTGGCCTCTATGCAGAAGCTTGTTTTGCCAATTTTGGTGATAGAGTGAAGCACTGGATTACATTAAATAAACCACTTCAGACCTCGGTGAATGGACACTGCATTGGGATATTTGCACCTGGAAGAAATGAAAAACCCTTGATCGAGCCATATTTGGTCTCACATCATCAAGTTTTGGCTCATGCAACTGctgtttcagtatatagaagcAAGTACAAG GAAAGTCAAGGCGGACAAATTGGTTTGTCGGTTGATTGTGAGTGGGCAGAGGCAAATTCGGAGAAAATGGAGGACAAGGTTGCTGCTGGTAGGAGAATTGACTTTCAACTTGGATG GTTCTTGGATCCTTTGTTTTTTGGAGACTACCCTGCAAGTATGCGCCAGAAATTTGGAGATAATCTTCCTACATTTACTCCGGAAGAGAAGGAGTTTATGCTTCAGAACTCATGGGACTTTCTTGGCATAAACCACTACACTTCGAGGATAATTGCTCATGTCTCAAACAACGAAGCCGAGAGTGACTTTTACAAAGCACAAGAATTGGAGAGGAATG TTGAATGGGAAGATGGAGAGCCTATAGGCGACAGG GCAGCTTCGGATTGGCTTTACATTGTGCCTTGGGGAATCCGGAAGACTTTGAATTATGTCAGCGAAAAATACAACCACCCTTCAATATTTATTACTGAGAATG GCATGGATGATGAAGATGACGGATCTGCCTCTATCCATGATATGCTCGACGATAAGCGTAGAGTTGCCTATTTCAAGAGTTACCTTGCCAATGTCGCGGAGTCTATCAA AGACGGAGTGGACATAAAGGGATACTTCGCATGGTCGTTGCTGGACAACTTCGAATGGGTGCAAGGTTTCACCAAGAGATTTGGTTTGGTATATGTAGACTACAAGAATGGTTTAACCCGTCACCCAAAATCTTCTGCCTATTGGTTCATGAAGTTTCTTAAAGGTgatgaagacaacaaaggtaaAAAGGAATGGAAAACAGAGAAAGGAAATCCAAAGCTACTATAA
- the LOC103868311 gene encoding GLABROUS1 enhancer-binding protein-like 1, protein MKRLNFSDTSLQNSPSEEVSTKKNKNKKKKLASPVIKRIWNEDDELSILKGLVEYRVKTRHDPSFDWDGFFCSVQGSIHVRFSKEQLFSKVRKLRRKFVLHMERIDRGEDPLFTRLTDSQAFGYSNMIWGLNQAEVAANAGGTEKAPGDTQEDEHLDNAGHVNYNGVESSKLDGKESEFANGGMESVMQIESDENGFRENGRVSNDEPVNENGAEKGEVDGKETHDDELRVVEDAFETTILQGLSDWQRKLQLKKLMMNLGTEKRKELSNEWKALCSEEVKLKIKKLRFTVKLVEAANDG, encoded by the exons ATGAAGCGCCTCAATTTCTCGGATACTAGTCTGCAGAATTCTCCCTCAGAAGAAGTTTCgacgaagaagaacaagaacaagaaaaagaaattggCATCTCCGGTGATCAAACGGATCTGGAACGAGGACGATGAGCTCTCTATCTTAAAG GGATTGGTGGAATACAGAGTGAAGACAAGGCACGATCCAAGTTTCGATTGGGACGGTTTCTTCTGCTCCGTGCAAGGTTCCATCCATGTGAGATTCTCCAAGGAGCAGCTTTTTAGTAAGGTCAGGAAGCTGAGAAGGAAGTTCGTTCTTCACATGGAGAGAATCGATCGTGGGGAAGATCCGCTCTTTACTAGGCTCACTGACTCTCAAGCCTTTGGATACTCCAACATGATCTGGGGCCTAAACCAAGCTGAAGTTGCTGCTAACGCCGGAGGCACTGAGAAAGCACCAGGAGATACTCAA GAGGATGAACACTTAGATAATGCTGGACATGTAAATTACAATGGGGTTGAAAGTAGTAAGCTTGATGGCAAAGAATCTGAATTTGCTAATGGAGGCATGGAGAGCGTAAtgcagatcgagagtgac GAGAATGGCTTTAGGGAAAATGGGCGAGTAAGTAATGATGAACCTGTAAATGAAAACGGGGCGGAGAAAGGTGAGGTTGACGGAAAAGAGACTCATGATGATGAGTTGCGCGTTGTTGAAGATGCGTTTGAGACCACGATTTTGCAAGGTTTAAGTGATTGGCAGAGGAAGTTACAGCTTAAGAAGCTGATGATGAACCTTGGAAcggagaaaagaaaagagttgaGCAATGAATGGAAAGCGTTATGTTCTGAGGAAGTAAAATTGAAAATCAAGAAGCTTAGGTTTACCGTAAAGCTTGTAGAGGCAGCAAATGATGGATGA